The Bombus fervidus isolate BK054 chromosome 3, iyBomFerv1, whole genome shotgun sequence genome includes a window with the following:
- the LOC139985761 gene encoding contactin-3 isoform X4 — translation MWIREGREDGQIERLKVEPNGALQLINVSTDDAGNYSCTLDDDHDAVKTRINVQVRTPPPALHNVWVKPSTILANILWEVAGTGGYPIIDFTAEYRLKPNVGEEPEDWKPIVPTHIPPNSRQIDVYHLVPNTTYSFRVWATNQLGRGEIVEVEGHTQHSSEELELARHLLAGVENFDTRVWVAAVGIVMGTLMILGIGTCYLLYRECKVPSQLEEQEVIELVPNIILNPGFFDERTEHIPQDENFNNQTTTRLNNNSVVQPMRL, via the exons ATGTGGATAAGGGAGGGACGAGAAGATGGACAAATTGAAAGACTAAAGGTTGAGCCTAATGGAGCTTTGCAACTTATTAATGTTAGTACAGATGATGCTGGAAACTATTCATGTACTCTAGATGACGATCATGATGCTGTCAAAACTAGAATCAACGTACAAGTTAGAA cTCCTCCACCAGCTTTACACAATGTATGGGTTAAACCATCAACAATATTGGCAAATATTCTTTGGGAAGTAGCTGGCACAGGTGGTTATCCTATCATAGATTTCACTGCCGAATATCGTCTTAAACCGAATGTGGGTGAAGAACCAGAAGACTGGAAGCCTATTGTTCCAACGCACATTCCTCCAAATTct agGCAAATTGATGTGTATCACTTGGTGCCAAACACTACTTATTCGTTTCGAGTCTGGGCAACAAATCAGCTGGGGAGAGGAGAAATTGTTGAGGTTGAAGGTCATACTCAACACAGTAGTGAAGAATTAG AACTTGCAAGACATCTCTTAGCAGGTGTAGAAAATTTTGACACTCGTGTCTGGGTGGCAGCAGTAGGGATAGTTATGGGTACACTTATGATTCTTGGTATAGGTACTTGTTACCTCCTCTATCGTGAGTGCAAAGTACCCT CGCAGCTGGAGGAGCAGGAAGTGATTGAACTTGTACCCAATATCATTCTGAATCCAGGATTTTTCGACGAAAGAACAGAACACATTCCTCaagatgaaaatttcaataaccAAACCACTACACGCTTAAACAATAATAGCGTTGTGCAACCTATGCGACTTTAG
- the LOC139985761 gene encoding contactin-5 isoform X1, which produces MVGHRIITLILFLAAWHKATTLVPIRSVAVDIGQNLTLACAEEDALPQSGESVGVMWIREGREDGQIERLKVEPNGALQLINVSTDDAGNYSCTLDDDHDAVKTRINVQVRTPPPALHNVWVKPSTILANILWEVAGTGGYPIIDFTAEYRLKPNVGEEPEDWKPIVPTHIPPNSRQIDVYHLVPNTTYSFRVWATNQLGRGEIVEVEGHTQHSSEELELARHLLAGVENFDTRVWVAAVGIVMGTLMILGIGTCYLLYRECKVPSQLEEQEVIELVPNIILNPGFFDERTEHIPQDENFNNQTTTRLNNNSVVQPMRL; this is translated from the exons ATGGTTGGTCATAGAATTATCACGCTGATACTCTTTCTGGCAG CATGGCACAAAGCAACAACTTTAGTGCCAATAAGATCTGTGGCTGTAGATATAGGTCAGAACTTAACATTAGCATGTGCAGAAGAAGATGCACTGCCACAGTCAGGAGAATCTGTTGGAGTGATGTGGATAAGGGAGGGACGAGAAGATGGACAAATTGAAAGACTAAAGGTTGAGCCTAATGGAGCTTTGCAACTTATTAATGTTAGTACAGATGATGCTGGAAACTATTCATGTACTCTAGATGACGATCATGATGCTGTCAAAACTAGAATCAACGTACAAGTTAGAA cTCCTCCACCAGCTTTACACAATGTATGGGTTAAACCATCAACAATATTGGCAAATATTCTTTGGGAAGTAGCTGGCACAGGTGGTTATCCTATCATAGATTTCACTGCCGAATATCGTCTTAAACCGAATGTGGGTGAAGAACCAGAAGACTGGAAGCCTATTGTTCCAACGCACATTCCTCCAAATTct agGCAAATTGATGTGTATCACTTGGTGCCAAACACTACTTATTCGTTTCGAGTCTGGGCAACAAATCAGCTGGGGAGAGGAGAAATTGTTGAGGTTGAAGGTCATACTCAACACAGTAGTGAAGAATTAG AACTTGCAAGACATCTCTTAGCAGGTGTAGAAAATTTTGACACTCGTGTCTGGGTGGCAGCAGTAGGGATAGTTATGGGTACACTTATGATTCTTGGTATAGGTACTTGTTACCTCCTCTATCGTGAGTGCAAAGTACCCT CGCAGCTGGAGGAGCAGGAAGTGATTGAACTTGTACCCAATATCATTCTGAATCCAGGATTTTTCGACGAAAGAACAGAACACATTCCTCaagatgaaaatttcaataaccAAACCACTACACGCTTAAACAATAATAGCGTTGTGCAACCTATGCGACTTTAG
- the LOC139985761 gene encoding contactin-5 isoform X2 produces MVGHRIITLILFLAAWHKATTLVPIRSVAVDIGQNLTLACAEEDALPQSGESVGVMWIREGREDGQIERLKVEPNGALQLINVSTDDAGNYSCTLDDDHDAVKTRINVQVRTPPPALHNVWVKPSTILANILWEVAGTGGYPIIDFTAEYRLKPNVGEEPEDWKPIVPTHIPPNSRQIDVYHLVPNTTYSFRVWATNQLGRGEIVEVEGHTQHSSEELELARHLLAGVENFDTRVWVAAVGIVMGTLMILGIGTCYLLYRECKVPSNTGKGRG; encoded by the exons ATGGTTGGTCATAGAATTATCACGCTGATACTCTTTCTGGCAG CATGGCACAAAGCAACAACTTTAGTGCCAATAAGATCTGTGGCTGTAGATATAGGTCAGAACTTAACATTAGCATGTGCAGAAGAAGATGCACTGCCACAGTCAGGAGAATCTGTTGGAGTGATGTGGATAAGGGAGGGACGAGAAGATGGACAAATTGAAAGACTAAAGGTTGAGCCTAATGGAGCTTTGCAACTTATTAATGTTAGTACAGATGATGCTGGAAACTATTCATGTACTCTAGATGACGATCATGATGCTGTCAAAACTAGAATCAACGTACAAGTTAGAA cTCCTCCACCAGCTTTACACAATGTATGGGTTAAACCATCAACAATATTGGCAAATATTCTTTGGGAAGTAGCTGGCACAGGTGGTTATCCTATCATAGATTTCACTGCCGAATATCGTCTTAAACCGAATGTGGGTGAAGAACCAGAAGACTGGAAGCCTATTGTTCCAACGCACATTCCTCCAAATTct agGCAAATTGATGTGTATCACTTGGTGCCAAACACTACTTATTCGTTTCGAGTCTGGGCAACAAATCAGCTGGGGAGAGGAGAAATTGTTGAGGTTGAAGGTCATACTCAACACAGTAGTGAAGAATTAG AACTTGCAAGACATCTCTTAGCAGGTGTAGAAAATTTTGACACTCGTGTCTGGGTGGCAGCAGTAGGGATAGTTATGGGTACACTTATGATTCTTGGTATAGGTACTTGTTACCTCCTCTATCGTGAGTGCAAAGTACCCT CAAACACTGGTAAAGGGAGAGGGTAG
- the LOC139985763 gene encoding uncharacterized protein, with the protein MFSLLRRLKILSLASVNGTTRSTLIKSDIGMVFSTSVNVTGFLDEKKRNWSTGYRWHSSKGWLNDISRYESSNGKLLAINGERNRCMSSREYRCEMKTYIERRGFLLDSGSSIFSQFPLAPIYHSWKFSNEFCPSAEYHSSSMQKLSNSMLKFHSFTENPSYKKSACKNLWRSKGLSEAIFCSMSFRNYSSSKEPPCDKTLKSDDCDGTTIKDVSKDCYSKFDENAEECPKSSRKCQLPVENDCEEHSPFPCPDVKDYCPTGQKDKDTEKNASYIIVFNQRLS; encoded by the exons ATGTTCTCACTTTTGCGTAGGTTAAAGATCCTGTCATTGGCGTCTGTCAACGGAACAACGCGCTCTACGTTAATCAAATCGGATATTGGAATGGTATTTTCAACGAGCGTAAATGTAACCGGTTTCTTGgacgagaaaaaaagaaattggagCACAGGGTATCGTTGGCACAGCAGTAAAGGTTGGCTCAATGATATTTCAAGATACGAATCGTCGAACGGAAAATTGCTCGCGATAAATGGAG AAAGAAACAGGTGTATGAGCAGTCGTGAATATCGCTGTGAAATGAAGACGTACATTGAGAGAAGAGGTTTCTTGCTCGACAGTGGATCGTCGATCTTTTCGCAGTTCCCTTTGGCGCCAATCTACCACTCTTGGAAGTTCTCCAACGAATTTTGTCCTTCGGCGGAATACCATAGTTCATCCATGCAGAAGTTGTCGAATTCGATGTTAAAGTTCCATTCTTTCACGGAAAATCCATCTTACAAGAAGTCTGCATGTAAAAATTTATGGAGATCGAAAGGTCTATCCGAAGCAATATTTTGTTCCATGAGCTTTCGTAACTATTCCTCCTCCAAAGAACCTCCTTGCGATAAAACATTGAAATCGGATGATTGCGATGGGACAACGATCAAAGATGTTTCTAAGGATTGCTATTCAAAGTTTGACGAAAATGCGGAAGAATGTCCAAAATCTTCGAGAAAATGTCAACTACCAGTTGAGAATGATTGCGAAGAGCATTCACCATTCCCTTGTCCGGACGTAAAAGATTACTGTCCTACAG GTCAAAAAGATAAAGACACCGAGAAGAATGCGTCGTATATTATCGTTTTTAATCAACGATTAAGTTAA
- the LOC139985761 gene encoding contactin-5 isoform X3 — MVGHRIITLILFLAAWHKATTLVPIRSVAVDIGQNLTLACAEEDALPQSGESVGVMWIREGREDGQIERLKVEPNGALQLINVSTDDAGNYSCTLDDDHDAVKTRINVQVRTPPPALHNVWVKPSTILANILWEVAGTGGYPIIDFTAEYRLKPNVGEEPEDWKPIVPTHIPPNSRQIDVYHLVPNTTYSFRVWATNQLGRGEIVEVEGHTQHSSEELELARHLLAGVENFDTRVWVAAVGIVMGTLMILGIGTCYLLYRECKVPSGGAGSD, encoded by the exons ATGGTTGGTCATAGAATTATCACGCTGATACTCTTTCTGGCAG CATGGCACAAAGCAACAACTTTAGTGCCAATAAGATCTGTGGCTGTAGATATAGGTCAGAACTTAACATTAGCATGTGCAGAAGAAGATGCACTGCCACAGTCAGGAGAATCTGTTGGAGTGATGTGGATAAGGGAGGGACGAGAAGATGGACAAATTGAAAGACTAAAGGTTGAGCCTAATGGAGCTTTGCAACTTATTAATGTTAGTACAGATGATGCTGGAAACTATTCATGTACTCTAGATGACGATCATGATGCTGTCAAAACTAGAATCAACGTACAAGTTAGAA cTCCTCCACCAGCTTTACACAATGTATGGGTTAAACCATCAACAATATTGGCAAATATTCTTTGGGAAGTAGCTGGCACAGGTGGTTATCCTATCATAGATTTCACTGCCGAATATCGTCTTAAACCGAATGTGGGTGAAGAACCAGAAGACTGGAAGCCTATTGTTCCAACGCACATTCCTCCAAATTct agGCAAATTGATGTGTATCACTTGGTGCCAAACACTACTTATTCGTTTCGAGTCTGGGCAACAAATCAGCTGGGGAGAGGAGAAATTGTTGAGGTTGAAGGTCATACTCAACACAGTAGTGAAGAATTAG AACTTGCAAGACATCTCTTAGCAGGTGTAGAAAATTTTGACACTCGTGTCTGGGTGGCAGCAGTAGGGATAGTTATGGGTACACTTATGATTCTTGGTATAGGTACTTGTTACCTCCTCTATCGTGAGTGCAAAGTACCCT CTGGAGGAGCAGGAAGTGATTGA
- the Rrp40 gene encoding exosome complex component Rrp40, whose product MEVSVGDVVMPGDTIKDITTINKKETIILGPGLRREADTVFAYKAGVLKKTEPAVYYVDSYQKRYIPNRGENVVGIVTQRSSDIFKVDIGASEQASLSYLAFEGATKKNRPDIQVGDLVFAKLLAASKDMEPELVCVDSHGKEKKLGALSSEGMIFTCSLSLVRKILNRNSLLFNTLARSQAFEVAVGMNGRVWVKARTIQETIAVATAILAAEYVPPNGIKKICLDIEKTLLLTQCGNVD is encoded by the exons ATGGAAGTCAGTGTAGGAGACGTAGTAATGCCTGGTGATACTATAAAAGATATTACTACaattaacaaaaaagaaacaatcatTTTAGGACCCGGACTTCGCCGCGAAGCTGATACAGTATTTGCATATAAAGCAGGTGTATTAAAGAAAACAGAACCAGCTGTATATTATGTAGATAGTTATCAAAAGCG ttATATACCAAACCGTGGAGAAAATGTAGTTGGTATAGTAACACAGAGAAGTAGTGATATTTTCAAGGTAGATATAGGTGCCAGTGAACAAGCATCTCTTTCATATCTGGCATTTGAAGGAGCTACAAAGAAAAATCGTCCTGACATTCAGGTCGGAGACCTTGTGTTTGCTAAGCTTTTAGCTGCCAGTAAAGATATGGAACCAGAACTTGTATGTGTGGATTCTCAtggtaaagaaaagaaattgggTGCTTTAAGCTCTGAAGGCATGATCTTCACTTGTTCTTTGAGTCTTGTCAGAAAGATATTAAATCGCAATTCCCTATTGTTCAATACACTTGCACGTAGTCAAGCATTTGAAGTTGCAGTTGGTATGAATGGTAGAGTTTGGGTCAAAGCAAGGACTATTCAAGAAACAATAGCAGTAGCAACTGCTATTTTGGCAGCAGAATATGTTCCACCTAAtggtattaaaaaaatatgcttAGACATTGAAAAGACTTTACTTTTGACTCAGTGTGGTAATGTagattaa